The Mytilus galloprovincialis chromosome 4, xbMytGall1.hap1.1, whole genome shotgun sequence genome contains a region encoding:
- the LOC143071574 gene encoding toll-like receptor 4, which translates to MRFFIVLCLIPVYLCKTVFSKCNITSDISGHKEAQCKHQGLTSVPINLPPDIKKLDLSYNNLTRLDANVFLKYKYLENLMLDNNDIRLLHEKAFNGLYLLKYLSLSKNYLNVTESYPTEVFESLKNLSVLDISRNMKTQEYNPYKIPFGEIGNLRELSIDLVFNATFGQEFKKLFNLQTLRFDYCHVNFLYNGTFSEMPVHIMEFHMTTCKDFVVIEVDVLVPFQHLKVLNLTNSNIHLTQALRLLHPFQNRSMDAILFRGITHAGSQHGLDSAILTPETMRYISTICIKTLDLSDNKIVIFRNRSLVLFQHPECFENMMLSANSFSLETWAVSFFILVRKMINIEIFDFSYFPLGFKDPIFLDVVTNVNHTRVEKVQHKVTGKIIPITVTLTNRKLKYLRITHLMATMYFKEFRVTNSSLRHLELSYFETDLFPILTFEGFNSLEYLDLSGISSDITVGVGKVPLLIHLKTLILKETKLYNVLQTNVSIFSFCPNIMNLDISHNYIWKIKSIGELRNLKLLNLSHNLLDNVPMVVTKLENLAELDLSHNQLTTVGKKTLELIDTQHKKLGTFKLYLSDNPFICSCETTTFLRWIQLTKVKLDNNGNYSCWVASRNNINYTRNVIADFHHYFVNCDSTVWLKLGISLLVSVLSSLICVTVLYNFRWRIIFFFFRNLRRFAEKGLQLTFDYDVYVSYSDDCVCFVKELQKKIENEWGFKICIEDRDFIIGESIATERATSINKCRHIIFVVSPSTVENEWSRFEIERAKYEKFSKNLQKIVVITKDIALDNIPVEFSIIWKDVLLIQWPVEKDEVQMAWQELRLWFF; encoded by the coding sequence ATGCGTTTCTTCATAGTTTTGTGCTTGATACctgtttatttatgtaaaactGTGTTTTCAAAATGCAACATCACATCGGATATTTCAGGACATAAGGAGGCCCAGTGTAAACACCAAGGATTAACATCTGTTCCGATCAATCTTCCGCCTGATATAAAGAAATTGGATTTAAGTTATAATAATCTGACTAGACTGGATGCCAATGTATTTCTTAAATATAAGTATCTAGAAAATTTAATGCTTGATAACAATGATATAAGACTGTTGCACGAAAAGGCTTTCAACGGGTTATACTTACTGAAATATTTGTCTTTGTCTAAAAATTATCTGAATGTAACTGAATCGTATCCCACGGAGGTCTTTGAGTCCTTAAAGAATTTATCCGTTTTAGACATTAGtagaaatatgaaaacacaaGAATACAATCCGTACAAAATTCCCTTTGGTGAAATCGGTAATTTGCGAGAACTGTCAATTGATCTTGTGTTTAATGCAACGTTCGGACAGGAATTCAAGAAACTGTTCAATTTACAAACGTTGAGATTTGACTACTGCCATGTGAATTTTTTATACAATGGAACATTTTCAGAAATGCCGGTACACATTATGGAATTCCACATGACAACTTGTAAAGATTTTGTCGTTATTGAAGTTGATGTTTTAGTTCCATTTCAACATCTAAAAGTATTGAATCTTACAAACAGCAATATACACTTAACACAGGCACTTCGACTTTTACATCCGTTTCAAAATAGATCAATGGACGCAATTCTTTTTCGTGGGATTACTCATGCCGGTTCTCAACACGGTCTAGATTCGGCAATATTAACACCAGAGACGATGAGGTATATATCAACTATTTGTATAAAAACACTAGACTTGTCTGACAATAAGATAGTAATATTTAGAAACAGATCATTAGTTTTGTTTCAACATCCCGAGTGCTTTGAAAATATGATGTTGTCAGCCAATAGTTTTAGTTTAGAAACTTGGGCAGTCAGTTTCTTCATTCTTGTAAGAAAGATGATCAAcattgaaatatttgatttttcatattttcctcTTGGATTCAAGGATCCAATATTTCTTGACGTAGTGACCAATGTTAATCATACAAGAGTTGAAAAAGTTCAACACAAAGTGACTGGAAAAATTATACCTATCACAGTAACATTAACGAATAGAAAACTTAAGTATTTGAGAATAACTCATCTTATGGCTACAATGTATTTTAAGGAATTTAGAGTGACAAACAGTTCCCTTCGTCACCTTGAATTGTCTTACTTTGAAACAGACCTCTTTCCAATTTTAACTTTCGAGGGATTTAATAGTTTGGAGTATTTAGATTTGTCAGGAATAAGTTCAGATATAACAGTCGGAGTTGGAAAGGTTCCACTCTTAATCCACCTAAAAACTCTTATCCTGAAAGAGACGAAGCTGTACAACGTTTTACAAACTAATGtatcaatatttagtttttgtccaaatataatgaatttggaTATATCACATAACTATATCTGGAAAATAAAGAGCATTGGAGAGCTCCGCAATCTTAAACTGCTTAACCTATCTCATAATTTGCTTGATAATGTTCCGATGGTTGTTACAAAATTAGAAAACTTAGCAGAACTCGATTTGTCGCACAATCAATTAACAACAGTTGGAAAGAAGACACTCGAATTGATTGATACCCAGCATAAAAAACTTGGAACTTTTAAGTTATATCTCAGTGATAATCCATTCATTTGTTCATGTGAAACGACAACATTTCTGCGTTGGATTCAGTTAACCAAGGTTAAGTTAGATAACAATGGTAACTACTCTTGCTGGGTTGCTTCACGTAACAACATCAACTATACAAGAAATGTCATTGCAGACTTTCACCATTATTTCGTAAACTGTGATAGTACCGTATGGTTAAAATTAGGCATTTCATTATTGGTTTCTGTTTTATCAAGTTTGATTTGTGTAACTGTACTATACAATTTTAGATGGAGAATTATCTTCTTTTTCTTCCGAAATTTAAGGAGGTTTGCAGAGAAAGGTCTTCAGCTGACGTTTGATTACGACGTTTATGTTTCATATTCCGATGactgtgtttgttttgttaaagaattgcaaaagaaaatagaaaacgAATGGGGATTTAAAATCTGTATCGAAGACAGAGATTTCATTATAGGTGAATCGATTGCAACGGAAAGAGCTACATCAATTAACAAATGCAGACACATTATATTTGTAGTCTCACCATCTACTGTCGAAAATGAATGGAGTCGTTTTGAAATCGAGCGAGCAAAGTATGAAAAGTTTTCAAAAAATCTGCAGAAGATTGTTGTTATTACAAAAGATATCGCTTTAGATAATATTCCCGTAGAGTTTTCCATCATTTGGAAAGATGTACTTCTTATTCAATGGCCAGTTGAGAAGGATGAAGTTCAAATGGCTTGGCAAGAACTTCGACTTTGGTTCTTTTGA